In one Janibacter cremeus genomic region, the following are encoded:
- a CDS encoding SRPBCC family protein, with protein sequence MSENTTIINASPADVWKVLADGWLFPLWVVGASRMRDVEPDWPAEGSRIHHSVGVWPRLIDDDTEVLACEEEAALRLRARAWPMGEAEVLITLTPSEGQTEVTILEDATSGPGRFLPAVVREPGLAWRNTETLHRLALLVEGRTHRSV encoded by the coding sequence ATGTCAGAGAACACGACAATCATCAACGCCTCACCAGCCGACGTGTGGAAGGTGCTCGCCGACGGCTGGCTCTTCCCCCTGTGGGTCGTCGGTGCCTCCCGGATGCGCGACGTGGAGCCCGACTGGCCCGCCGAGGGCAGTCGCATCCACCACTCCGTCGGCGTCTGGCCCCGTCTGATCGACGACGACACCGAGGTGCTCGCCTGCGAGGAGGAGGCGGCGCTGCGCCTGCGGGCCCGCGCCTGGCCGATGGGCGAGGCGGAGGTCCTCATCACCTTGACCCCCTCCGAGGGGCAGACGGAGGTGACCATCCTCGAGGACGCCACCTCCGGTCCCGGCCGGTTCCTCCCCGCGGTGGTGAGGGAGCCGGGGCTGGCCTGGCGCAACACCGAGACCCTGCATCGGCTCGCCCTCCTCGTCGAGGGCCGCACCCACCGCTCGGTCTGA
- a CDS encoding maleylpyruvate isomerase family mycothiol-dependent enzyme, giving the protein MSDTWSIVHAERRALVEDLSQLTDAQWEHPSLCAGWSVHDVAAHLVNNALATPVGVLWAMVRAGFDFDRQNDRGVRRQRGATPSETLERLDRVVGRTSGPPAPLDSRLVEEVLHGEDIRRPLGIQHEYSPEAVLRSLRYQARTPRALGGGKDVARQVGLHATDADFSTSDGPEVTGPALSLLMAISGRTVALEDLHGPGVAVLR; this is encoded by the coding sequence ATGAGTGACACCTGGTCGATCGTGCACGCCGAGCGCCGGGCCCTCGTCGAGGACCTCTCCCAGCTGACCGACGCGCAGTGGGAGCACCCTTCGCTGTGTGCGGGGTGGTCCGTCCACGACGTCGCCGCGCACCTGGTCAACAACGCCCTGGCCACCCCGGTCGGGGTCCTCTGGGCGATGGTGCGGGCCGGGTTCGACTTCGACCGGCAGAACGATCGTGGGGTGCGGCGCCAGCGCGGGGCCACCCCGAGCGAGACCCTCGAGCGGCTGGACCGCGTCGTCGGACGCACCTCCGGCCCGCCGGCACCGCTCGACAGCCGCCTCGTCGAGGAGGTCCTCCACGGTGAGGACATCCGCCGTCCGCTGGGCATCCAGCACGAGTACTCGCCGGAGGCGGTCCTGCGGTCCCTGCGCTACCAGGCCCGCACCCCCCGGGCGCTGGGCGGCGGCAAGGACGTGGCCCGGCAGGTCGGCCTGCACGCCACCGACGCGGACTTCAGCACGAGTGACGGTCCCGAGGTCACCGGCCCGGCGCTGTCGCTGCTCATGGCCATCTCCGGGCGGACCGTCGCCCTCGAGGACCTCCACGGTCCCGGGGTCGCGGTCCTGCGCTGA
- a CDS encoding acyl-CoA synthetase: MTAPLLRALLEDPGRPDAVEVDGTTLGSEELRAAATAFAAALPDAGPVAVHATPRMETVVAVVGCLLAGVPAVPVPPDAGPGEVEHLLRDSGASVWVGPRPDGLTLPDVPVDLGARSDATLPTPPADATGIILYTSGTTGAPKGVALDHATLAAGLDGLVDAWDWTADDTLVHGLPLFHTHGLVLGVLGPLRVGARLRHTGRPGPERYAATPGTMYFGVPTVWSRIAADPGSARALAGARLLVSGSAPLPVPVFDAIRELTGQAPVERYGMTETMITLSTRADGERRPGWVGLPVAGAQTRIRGEDGTLVPHDGETIGRLEVRGPMVFDGYLGRPEATAASFTQDGWFVTGDLAAWDEGGFHRIVGRESVDLIKSGGYRIGAGEIEASLLARPEVAEVAVAGVADPDLGQRVVAWVVPSGAADEPVAEALTAHVARDLSWHKRPREIRFTDSLPRNAMGKVQKKQLDGVD; this comes from the coding sequence ATGACGGCACCGCTGCTCCGCGCACTGCTCGAGGACCCCGGCCGCCCGGACGCTGTCGAGGTGGACGGGACCACCCTGGGGAGCGAGGAGCTGCGGGCGGCCGCGACCGCCTTCGCCGCCGCGCTCCCCGATGCGGGTCCGGTCGCCGTCCACGCGACCCCCCGGATGGAGACGGTCGTCGCGGTCGTGGGCTGCCTCCTGGCCGGGGTGCCTGCCGTACCCGTGCCACCGGATGCCGGGCCGGGCGAGGTCGAGCACCTCCTGCGCGACTCGGGCGCGAGCGTGTGGGTCGGACCGCGACCGGACGGGCTCACCCTGCCCGACGTGCCGGTCGACCTCGGGGCCCGCAGCGACGCGACGCTGCCCACCCCACCGGCCGACGCGACCGGCATCATCCTCTACACCTCCGGCACCACCGGCGCGCCCAAGGGCGTCGCCCTGGACCACGCCACCCTCGCGGCCGGGCTGGACGGTCTCGTCGACGCGTGGGACTGGACCGCGGACGACACGCTCGTGCACGGGCTCCCGCTCTTCCACACCCACGGGCTCGTGCTGGGGGTGCTCGGCCCCCTTCGCGTCGGAGCGCGGCTGCGGCACACCGGCCGGCCCGGCCCCGAGCGCTACGCGGCGACGCCGGGCACGATGTACTTCGGCGTCCCGACGGTCTGGTCGCGCATCGCGGCCGACCCCGGGTCCGCGAGGGCCCTCGCGGGGGCGCGGCTGCTCGTCTCCGGGAGCGCCCCCCTTCCCGTCCCCGTCTTCGACGCCATCCGCGAGCTGACCGGTCAGGCGCCGGTCGAGCGCTACGGGATGACGGAGACGATGATCACGCTCAGCACCCGCGCCGACGGCGAGCGCCGGCCGGGCTGGGTGGGACTGCCGGTCGCGGGCGCGCAGACGCGCATCCGCGGCGAGGACGGCACGCTCGTCCCGCACGACGGGGAGACCATCGGTCGCCTCGAGGTCCGTGGACCGATGGTCTTCGACGGGTACCTGGGTCGCCCCGAGGCGACCGCGGCGTCCTTCACGCAGGACGGCTGGTTCGTCACCGGTGACCTCGCCGCGTGGGACGAAGGGGGCTTCCACCGGATCGTCGGCCGGGAGTCGGTCGACCTCATCAAGTCCGGCGGTTACCGGATCGGCGCCGGTGAGATCGAGGCGTCGCTGCTCGCCCGGCCGGAGGTCGCGGAGGTCGCCGTGGCCGGGGTCGCCGACCCGGACCTGGGCCAGCGGGTCGTCGCCTGGGTCGTGCCCTCGGGCGCCGCCGACGAGCCCGTGGCCGAGGCGCTGACGGCGCACGTCGCGCGCGACCTGTCGTGGCACAAGCGCCCGCGCGAGATCCGCTTCACCGACTCGCTGCCCCGCAACGCGATGGGCAAGGTGCAGAAGAAGCAGCTCGACGGCGTCGACTGA
- a CDS encoding GTP pyrophosphokinase produces the protein MSGIPELSDESVRHFARIREDFTRMMLGYRFGMEQVATRLDILREEFTELHQDNPIEHISSRLKSPESIIAKADRQGVELEIEALRAGITDIAGIRVVSPFVADLYRLVDSLTAQPDITVRTVKDYVARPKPNGYRSLHVILEIPVFLSSGPVQVPVEVQFRTVAMDFWASTEHKIFYKYEGDVPSGLRRRITEAAATAARMDEEMADLLRAVHGDAEASPVEGRVHDRERR, from the coding sequence ATGAGCGGGATACCCGAGCTGTCCGATGAGTCCGTGCGGCACTTCGCCCGGATCCGCGAGGACTTCACCCGGATGATGCTCGGCTACCGCTTCGGCATGGAGCAGGTGGCCACCCGGCTGGACATCCTGCGCGAGGAGTTCACCGAGCTGCACCAGGACAATCCGATCGAGCACATCTCGAGCCGGCTGAAGAGTCCCGAGAGCATCATCGCAAAGGCCGACCGGCAGGGCGTCGAGCTGGAGATCGAGGCGCTGCGCGCGGGCATCACCGACATCGCCGGTATCCGCGTGGTCTCCCCCTTCGTCGCCGACCTCTACCGGCTCGTCGACTCGCTCACCGCGCAGCCCGACATCACGGTGCGCACCGTCAAGGACTACGTCGCCCGGCCCAAGCCCAACGGCTACCGCTCCCTCCACGTCATCCTCGAGATCCCGGTCTTCCTGTCCTCGGGACCCGTGCAGGTCCCCGTGGAGGTGCAGTTCCGCACGGTCGCGATGGACTTCTGGGCGAGCACGGAGCACAAGATCTTCTACAAGTACGAGGGTGACGTCCCCTCCGGCCTGCGCCGGCGGATCACCGAGGCGGCCGCGACCGCGGCCCGCATGGACGAGGAGATGGCCGACCTGCTCCGAGCGGTCCACGGTGACGCCGAGGCCAGCCCGGTCGAGGGCCGGGTCCACGACCGCGAGCGCCGCTGA
- a CDS encoding hemerythrin domain-containing protein, whose amino-acid sequence MGGVARDLEAEHHSIDDRLAEFVAGLDEGQVQAEVFRASARELQHHIYVEEAHLFPPLRAAGMIPPVLVMLREHGEIWGVLDAVERLLADDHPDIASLRRECGRLAALLEAHNLKEEQILYPAADESLAAEDLEQVSISLVDGELPPGWRAEMASR is encoded by the coding sequence ATGGGCGGCGTGGCCAGGGATCTCGAGGCGGAGCACCACAGCATCGACGACCGCCTCGCGGAGTTCGTCGCGGGCCTCGACGAGGGGCAGGTGCAAGCGGAGGTCTTCCGCGCGTCGGCGAGGGAGCTGCAGCACCACATCTACGTCGAGGAGGCGCACCTCTTCCCGCCGCTGCGGGCGGCCGGGATGATCCCGCCGGTCCTGGTCATGCTCCGGGAGCACGGGGAGATCTGGGGCGTCCTCGACGCCGTCGAGCGTCTCCTGGCCGACGACCACCCGGACATCGCCTCCCTTCGTCGGGAGTGCGGCCGCCTGGCGGCGCTGCTCGAGGCGCACAACCTCAAGGAGGAGCAGATCCTCTACCCGGCTGCCGACGAGAGCCTCGCGGCCGAGGACCTGGAGCAGGTCTCGATCTCGCTCGTCGACGGGGAGCTGCCGCCGGGCTGGCGCGCCGAGATGGCCTCGCGCTGA
- a CDS encoding phytoene desaturase family protein, which produces MPSTAPDAVVIGAGPNGLVAANHLADAGWSVLVLEAAPEVGGAVHSSRDVHPDFVHDTGSAFYPLAAASPAITSLRLEDHGLRWRHAPAVLGHPTPDGEWAILHRDREVTAASMEAQHHGDGDAWLRLSETWDRIGDHLVGGLLTPLPPVRAAAGGLTRLPAVGGLRFVKDLLTPVQQFVQDRFGGRSPRLLLAGNAGHADIPLNAPGSSLMALMLTMLGQTVGYPVPEGGAHQLTLSLAQRLESLGGEIRRGTQVSGIDVVDGRAARVRTADGEVIPVGRAVIATVSAPALYGSLLDARDVPTRTAKGMERFTWDPATVKVDWALDGAVPWAGEPPFAPGTVHIADSVEQMTDSLGQVAAGAIPSDPFLLAGQMTTSDPTRSPAGTESMWAYTHVPQVTRTDAGDGGIRGDWGHDDCERFADRMQARIERLAPGFGSRVTARRVLGPHELEAHDANLVGGAINGGTAQLHQQLVFRPVPGAGRAETGITGLYLGSASAHPGGGVHGAPGANAARAALAHARVRSLLPW; this is translated from the coding sequence ATGCCCAGCACAGCCCCCGACGCGGTCGTCATCGGTGCCGGACCCAACGGCCTCGTCGCCGCCAACCACCTCGCCGACGCGGGATGGTCGGTGCTCGTCCTCGAGGCCGCGCCCGAGGTGGGGGGCGCCGTGCACAGCTCGCGGGACGTGCACCCGGACTTCGTCCACGACACGGGCAGTGCCTTCTACCCGCTGGCTGCCGCGTCCCCGGCGATCACCTCGCTCCGGCTCGAGGACCACGGGCTGCGGTGGCGGCACGCGCCGGCCGTGCTCGGGCACCCGACCCCCGACGGCGAGTGGGCGATCCTCCACCGGGACCGGGAGGTCACCGCGGCGTCGATGGAGGCGCAGCACCACGGCGATGGTGACGCCTGGCTGCGGCTGTCGGAGACGTGGGACCGCATCGGCGACCACCTCGTGGGCGGGCTGCTCACCCCCTTGCCTCCGGTGCGTGCGGCGGCGGGCGGGCTCACCCGGCTGCCCGCGGTCGGCGGGCTGCGCTTCGTCAAGGACCTGCTGACCCCGGTGCAGCAGTTCGTGCAGGACCGTTTCGGCGGGCGCTCACCGCGGCTGCTCCTCGCGGGGAACGCCGGCCATGCCGACATCCCGCTCAACGCGCCCGGGTCCTCGCTCATGGCCCTGATGCTGACGATGCTCGGGCAGACGGTCGGCTACCCCGTCCCCGAGGGCGGCGCGCACCAGCTCACGCTGTCCCTCGCCCAGCGCCTCGAGTCGCTCGGTGGCGAGATCCGCCGCGGCACGCAGGTGTCCGGGATCGACGTCGTCGACGGCCGCGCCGCACGCGTGCGCACCGCGGACGGGGAGGTCATCCCGGTCGGCCGGGCGGTCATCGCGACCGTGAGCGCGCCCGCGCTCTACGGGAGCCTGCTCGATGCGCGGGACGTCCCCACCCGGACGGCGAAGGGGATGGAGCGGTTCACGTGGGACCCGGCCACGGTCAAGGTGGACTGGGCACTCGACGGGGCCGTCCCGTGGGCGGGCGAGCCCCCCTTCGCCCCGGGCACGGTGCACATCGCCGACTCCGTCGAGCAGATGACCGACTCCCTGGGCCAGGTCGCGGCGGGCGCGATCCCCTCGGACCCCTTCCTCCTCGCCGGGCAGATGACCACCTCGGACCCCACCCGTTCACCGGCGGGCACCGAGTCTATGTGGGCCTACACCCACGTGCCGCAGGTGACGCGCACCGACGCCGGCGACGGCGGCATCCGGGGCGACTGGGGCCACGACGACTGCGAGCGCTTCGCCGACCGGATGCAGGCGCGGATCGAGCGGCTGGCGCCCGGCTTCGGCTCGCGGGTCACCGCCCGGCGGGTCCTCGGGCCGCACGAGCTCGAGGCCCACGACGCCAACCTCGTCGGCGGGGCGATCAACGGCGGCACCGCCCAGCTGCACCAGCAGCTCGTCTTCCGCCCGGTGCCGGGGGCCGGGCGGGCGGAGACCGGGATCACGGGCCTCTACCTCGGGTCGGCCTCGGCCCACCCGGGCGGCGGGGTCCACGGCGCCCCGGGGGCGAACGCGGCACGGGCGGCGCTGGCGCACGCCCGGGTGCGCAGCCTCCTCCCGTGGTGA
- a CDS encoding dihydrodipicolinate synthase family protein — protein MTPRAFTGLSAFPLTPVDESGGGIDEVAYRGLVERLAAAGVDSIAALGSTGSYAYLDRDARRRTVGMSVAEAGGTPVIAGVGATSTREALRHAEDAQAAGASALLLAPVSYQPLTSEEVLGLFEDLDAASSVPIVVYDNPGTTRFTFTDELHGRIAALPRVASVKLPPVEGGAAAVARRLTALRSHLPSDVTVGISGDPVAAEALVGGCDGWYSVLAGVLPRTCLAIVAAARSDRPDRALELSRRHQPLWALFERYGSYRVVSALAEQLGLVRHPNLPRPVLGLDDAARRELAGAVTRLREDDLLGDDLIR, from the coding sequence ATGACCCCACGAGCATTCACCGGCCTCAGCGCCTTCCCGCTCACCCCGGTCGACGAGTCCGGCGGCGGCATCGACGAGGTCGCCTACCGCGGTCTCGTCGAGCGACTCGCCGCCGCAGGGGTGGACTCGATCGCCGCCCTCGGGTCGACGGGAAGCTATGCCTACCTCGACCGGGACGCGCGGCGTCGGACCGTCGGGATGAGCGTCGCGGAGGCCGGGGGGACGCCCGTCATCGCCGGCGTGGGTGCCACCAGCACGCGCGAGGCGCTCCGGCACGCCGAGGACGCCCAGGCCGCGGGCGCGAGCGCCCTGCTCCTCGCGCCCGTGTCGTACCAACCGCTGACGTCGGAGGAGGTCCTCGGGCTCTTCGAGGACCTCGACGCCGCCTCGTCGGTGCCGATCGTCGTCTACGACAACCCGGGGACGACCCGGTTCACCTTCACGGACGAGCTGCACGGCCGCATCGCGGCGCTCCCCCGCGTCGCCTCGGTCAAGCTCCCCCCGGTCGAAGGGGGCGCCGCAGCCGTCGCCCGGCGGCTCACCGCCCTGCGGTCGCACCTCCCGTCGGACGTGACGGTCGGGATCAGCGGCGACCCGGTGGCCGCCGAGGCACTCGTCGGCGGTTGCGACGGCTGGTACAGCGTCCTGGCCGGGGTCCTGCCGAGGACGTGCCTGGCGATCGTCGCGGCCGCCCGCTCCGACCGGCCCGACCGTGCGCTCGAGCTGTCCCGCCGGCACCAGCCGTTGTGGGCCCTCTTCGAGAGGTACGGCAGCTACCGCGTCGTCTCGGCACTGGCCGAGCAGCTCGGCCTCGTGCGCCACCCGAATCTCCCCCGCCCCGTCCTGGGGCTCGACGACGCCGCGCGCAGGGAGCTGGCCGGGGCCGTGACCCGGCTGCGGGAAGACGACCTCCTCGGTGATGACCTCATCCGATGA
- a CDS encoding HEAT repeat domain-containing protein — MATSDSLEKALRAAVHEDSSVRQRAALYLGIHADDSVARELVSLLISEPDFYVRETLTWAVVTRADATYPLLVDALQDTGRERVQVLHALSKIRRPESVARILPLVDDPDEHVAAKARWALGRTATPGAVSALIDHLGEQEDFCRRELTRALEQAGAAAVDGLAARLVEATEPSVRSHAAEVLVGIGDPDARPAADALVHALEHDDKQVVVPAMEALAALDVPGVDERLTRLREGEDQWLSITAGWLLEDRARR, encoded by the coding sequence ATGGCCACCTCCGACTCCCTCGAGAAGGCACTGCGGGCAGCCGTGCACGAGGACTCCTCCGTGCGCCAGCGCGCGGCCCTGTACCTCGGCATCCACGCGGACGACTCGGTGGCCCGCGAGCTGGTGTCGCTGCTGATCTCCGAGCCGGACTTCTACGTGCGCGAGACCCTCACGTGGGCGGTCGTGACCCGCGCCGACGCGACCTACCCGCTGCTCGTCGACGCCCTGCAGGACACCGGGCGGGAGCGCGTCCAGGTCCTGCACGCCCTGAGCAAGATCCGTCGCCCCGAGTCCGTCGCCCGGATCCTGCCGCTCGTCGACGACCCCGATGAGCACGTCGCCGCCAAGGCCCGCTGGGCGCTCGGTCGCACCGCGACCCCCGGTGCCGTCTCGGCACTGATCGACCACCTCGGCGAGCAGGAGGACTTCTGCCGCCGCGAGCTGACCCGCGCGCTCGAGCAGGCGGGCGCGGCTGCCGTCGACGGTCTGGCCGCGCGGCTGGTCGAGGCCACGGAGCCGTCGGTGCGCAGCCACGCGGCCGAGGTGCTCGTGGGGATCGGGGACCCCGACGCCCGGCCGGCGGCGGACGCGCTCGTCCACGCCCTCGAGCACGACGACAAGCAGGTCGTGGTGCCGGCGATGGAGGCCCTGGCGGCCCTGGACGTGCCGGGCGTCGACGAGAGGCTGACCCGGCTGCGCGAGGGGGAGGACCAGTGGCTCTCGATCACCGCCGGCTGGTTGCTCGAGGACCGCGCCCGGCGGTGA
- a CDS encoding NlpC/P60 family protein, producing MTQFYAGRHRAPQQPTLRKTGLSVAAAAALGLTAPALLTTGTASAAPATVSAPSVTSTTSAFSDIVGYGDRGSVVRQIQRVVGTSVDGIFGPATLSAVKDYQADNGLAVDGVVGPRTGSEMGLGGSTSSTSTRAASSTSNFTGVVRYGDRGSLVREVQRAVGTGVDGVFGPATLSGVKRFQADNGLAVDGVVGPRTGSAMGLQGSSSSSPTRASRTATRTAISSNSSVLDTAAGLVGIAYRYGGTTPSGFDCSGFTQYVFAQHGISLPRTAEQQRQAATRVSSPQPGDLVFFGAPAYHMGIYAGNGMMYDSGNSRVPVSKRAIWTSNVTYGRV from the coding sequence ATGACTCAGTTCTATGCCGGTCGCCACCGCGCGCCGCAGCAGCCCACCCTCCGCAAGACCGGCTTGAGCGTCGCCGCCGCCGCAGCGCTCGGTCTCACGGCCCCCGCCCTGCTCACCACCGGCACCGCTTCCGCGGCACCGGCCACCGTGAGCGCGCCGTCGGTCACGAGCACGACGAGCGCCTTCTCCGACATCGTCGGGTACGGCGACCGCGGCTCCGTGGTGCGCCAGATCCAGCGCGTCGTCGGCACGAGCGTCGACGGCATCTTCGGCCCCGCGACGCTCTCGGCCGTCAAGGACTACCAGGCCGACAACGGCCTGGCCGTCGACGGCGTCGTCGGCCCGCGCACCGGCTCGGAGATGGGTCTGGGCGGCTCGACCTCCAGCACCTCGACCCGCGCCGCGAGCAGCACCTCGAACTTCACCGGCGTCGTCCGCTACGGCGACCGCGGCTCCCTCGTCCGCGAGGTCCAGCGGGCCGTCGGCACCGGCGTCGACGGCGTCTTCGGCCCCGCGACGCTCTCGGGCGTCAAGCGCTTCCAGGCCGACAACGGCCTGGCCGTCGACGGCGTCGTCGGCCCGCGCACCGGCTCGGCCATGGGCCTGCAGGGATCCTCCTCGTCCTCGCCCACCCGCGCCTCGCGCACCGCCACCCGCACCGCGATCTCCAGCAACAGCTCGGTCCTCGACACCGCGGCGGGCCTCGTCGGCATCGCGTACCGGTACGGCGGCACGACCCCCTCCGGCTTCGACTGCTCCGGCTTCACCCAGTACGTCTTCGCCCAGCACGGCATCTCCCTGCCGCGCACGGCCGAGCAGCAGCGCCAGGCCGCCACGCGCGTCTCCTCGCCGCAGCCGGGTGACCTCGTCTTCTTCGGGGCCCCCGCGTACCACATGGGCATCTACGCCGGGAACGGCATGATGTACGACTCCGGCAACTCCCGCGTGCCGGTCTCCAAGCGCGCGATCTGGACCTCGAACGTGACCTACGGTCGCGTCTGA
- a CDS encoding ankyrin repeat domain-containing protein, whose amino-acid sequence MSDLPDDAIELAHQLFDMAREGRADELGAYLDAGAPADLTDPSGNTLLMLAAYHGHADLVRALARRGADVDALNDRGQAPLAGAVFKGEDEVVAVLLEQGADPDAGQPTARATAEMFGRPDLLPPA is encoded by the coding sequence ATGAGCGATCTACCCGATGACGCGATCGAGCTCGCCCACCAGCTCTTCGACATGGCGCGCGAGGGACGCGCCGACGAGCTCGGGGCCTATCTCGATGCGGGGGCGCCGGCCGACCTGACGGACCCGTCCGGCAACACCCTGCTCATGCTCGCCGCCTACCACGGCCATGCCGATCTGGTGCGCGCGCTCGCCCGGAGAGGAGCCGATGTCGACGCCCTCAACGACCGCGGCCAGGCGCCGCTGGCCGGCGCCGTCTTCAAGGGGGAGGACGAGGTCGTCGCCGTCCTGCTGGAGCAGGGCGCCGATCCCGACGCCGGGCAACCGACGGCCCGAGCGACCGCGGAGATGTTCGGGCGCCCCGACCTGCTGCCACCCGCCTGA
- a CDS encoding class I SAM-dependent DNA methyltransferase, with protein sequence MSTHSFDDKAATWDEDPDKARQSGEVARGIAAAVPLAPRSRVLEYGAGTGLVTIALLDELIEPTLTLADNSSGMRQVLADKVEAGVLPSPTRVSDLDLESHPVPTDRYDLVVSSMVMHHVKSFDVVLGAFFEMLDPGGHLCIADLDKEDGSFHDHDFDGHHGFDRSSLQASLEQAGFTDVSVSDCSSVTRDDATYPVFLAVGRRP encoded by the coding sequence ATGAGCACCCACAGCTTCGACGACAAGGCCGCCACCTGGGACGAGGACCCGGACAAGGCCCGGCAGTCGGGCGAGGTCGCACGCGGCATCGCCGCGGCCGTCCCGCTCGCCCCGCGCAGCCGGGTCCTCGAGTACGGCGCCGGCACCGGCCTGGTGACCATCGCGCTGCTCGACGAGCTCATCGAGCCGACCCTCACGCTGGCCGACAACTCCTCCGGCATGCGGCAGGTCCTCGCCGACAAGGTCGAGGCGGGGGTCCTCCCTTCGCCGACCCGGGTCTCGGACCTCGACCTGGAGAGCCACCCGGTCCCGACCGACCGCTACGACCTGGTGGTCTCGTCGATGGTCATGCACCACGTGAAGAGCTTCGATGTCGTGCTCGGGGCCTTCTTCGAGATGCTCGACCCGGGCGGCCACCTGTGCATCGCCGACCTGGACAAGGAGGACGGGTCCTTCCACGACCACGACTTCGACGGTCACCACGGCTTCGACCGCAGCAGCCTGCAGGCATCGCTGGAGCAGGCCGGGTTCACCGACGTCAGCGTCTCGGACTGCTCCTCGGTCACCCGCGACGACGCCACCTACCCCGTCTTCCTCGCGGTCGGTCGCCGGCCCTGA
- a CDS encoding C40 family peptidase — protein sequence MTTTFYAGRHRAVRTAPSTTQRAGVGVLAAAALSLGATTMTATSASANAGGPTGSAPAPTSSTVSSDSSGFDDYVRVGDTGAVVEEIQQEVGATQDGVFGAGTEQAVEAWQGDNGLVADGVVGPRTGSAMGLDGATGSTSGDADATATSGGTTSVEGDAEASSLLGTAESLVGTPYVYGGEDPSGFDCSGFTQYVFAQHGIDLPRMTGDQQAAATPVSNPQPGDLVFFGSPAYHVGIYAGDGKMYDSGTEGSTVTKRDIWTDDVTYGRF from the coding sequence ATGACCACCACGTTCTACGCCGGGCGCCACCGCGCGGTCCGCACGGCCCCGAGCACGACCCAGCGCGCCGGAGTCGGCGTCCTCGCCGCAGCCGCCCTCAGCCTGGGCGCGACCACCATGACCGCGACGAGCGCCTCCGCCAACGCGGGCGGCCCCACCGGCAGTGCGCCGGCACCGACGAGCTCGACGGTGTCGAGCGACTCGTCGGGCTTCGACGACTACGTGCGCGTGGGTGACACGGGAGCCGTCGTCGAGGAGATCCAGCAGGAGGTCGGCGCCACCCAGGACGGCGTCTTCGGCGCCGGGACCGAGCAGGCCGTCGAGGCCTGGCAGGGCGACAACGGCCTCGTCGCCGACGGCGTCGTGGGCCCGCGGACCGGCTCCGCGATGGGCCTGGACGGTGCGACCGGGTCCACGTCCGGCGACGCGGACGCCACCGCCACGAGCGGTGGCACCACCTCCGTCGAGGGGGACGCCGAGGCTTCCTCGCTCCTCGGCACGGCCGAGAGCCTCGTGGGGACCCCGTACGTGTACGGCGGCGAGGACCCGTCCGGCTTCGACTGCTCCGGCTTCACCCAGTACGTCTTCGCCCAGCACGGGATCGACCTCCCGCGCATGACCGGCGACCAGCAGGCCGCGGCCACCCCGGTGTCCAACCCGCAGCCGGGCGACCTCGTCTTCTTCGGCTCGCCCGCCTACCACGTGGGCATCTACGCCGGCGACGGCAAGATGTACGACTCCGGCACGGAGGGCTCGACCGTCACCAAGCGCGACATCTGGACGGACGACGTGACCTACGGTCGCTTCTGA